A window of the Lactuca sativa cultivar Salinas chromosome 5, Lsat_Salinas_v11, whole genome shotgun sequence genome harbors these coding sequences:
- the LOC111915647 gene encoding putative AC transposase, which produces MQFGAGVVGDKSGVLMDWNVSTEYKNLKDMEPKSVMDVALIPNMEPIDVTPGTSDKGNNSTKPRKKTMTSVYLKFFETTPDGKNRKCKFCGQIYSISTATGNLGRHLSNRHPGYDKLDDSISTPGSQAIIVIKKPQTQPKTSHIEPEHLNWLLIKWLILASLPPSTFEEKWLSNSFKFLSPPVQIWPTEKFQAVLHEVFRSMRDDIRCMLENVSSKVSITLDFWTSYQQIFYMSVTCQWIDESWSFRKFLLDISRVPSPCGSAEIYHTLIKVLKFYNLETRVLSCTHDNSTNAVLACHTLKEDLDSQKANPFCYVPCAARTLNSIIDDSLRSTKLVISKIREFALEMNSSSEMMEEFIQFTTTYQEGNWKFPLDVSSRWSGTYQMLDIVRKAGRSMETLIRKYEETHGRLLLNSAEKNAINIMHSYLEPFYKTTNDICTNRLPTLGLVLFFMDHISETITACRESCHTPDWLKNAAVDMAAKVRSYNDQVSNIFTYMTAILDPRIKIELIPESLNLENYLEEARSHFVRNYSTTHFASVTVAYGSNQELEDGGGVNVSFAEEIARKRRRASMGTATDELTQYLSEPPAPIPIDVLEWWKVNSGRYPRLSVMARDFLAVQAAAVVPEDLFCSKGDEVERQKVSLPYSSMQAILCVRSWTESGMKLKYKSTEIDYERLMELVENGGGGFEKKQK; this is translated from the exons ATGCAGTTTGGG GCAGGTGTAGTTGGTGACAAATCTGGAGTCTTGATGGATTGGAACGTAAGCACTGAATACAAAAATTTAAAAG ATATGGAACCAAAATCTGTGATGGATGTGGCACTCATTCCAAACATGGAACCAATAGATGTTACACCAGGTACCTCTGACAAAGGAAACAATTCAACAAAACCAAGAAAGAAGACCATGACTTCAGTTTACCTCAAATTCTTTGAAACAACACCCGATGGCAAGAATCGTAAGTGCAAATTTTGTGGACAAATCTATTCAATTTCTACAGCCACAG GCAATTTGGGGAGACACCTCAGCAATCGTCATCCAGGGTATGATAAGTTAGATGATAGCATCTCCACCCCAGGCTCACAAGCAATAATTGTCATCAAGAAGCCTCAAACCCAACCCAAAACATCTCACATTGAACCCGAACATCTCAACTGGCTCCTCATAAAATGGCTCATTTTAGCATCTTTGCCACCTTCCACATTCGAAGAAAAATGGCTATCCAACTCCTTTAAATTCCTCAGTCCACCTGTCCAAATCTGGCCCACCGAAAAATTCCAAGCAGTACTCCACGAAGTTTTCAGAAGCATGCGCGACGACATACGGTGCATGTTAGAAAACGTCTCTTCGAAAGTATCGATAACCCTAGATTTTTGGACTTCGTATCAACAGATTTTTTACATGAGTGTTACTTGTCAATGGATTGACGAGTCTTGGTCTTTCCGGAAGTTTCTTTTAGATATATCTCGGGTTCCTTCACCTTGTGGAAGTGCAGAGATATATCACACGCTAATCAAAGTGTTGAAGTTTTATAACTTGGAAACTAGGGTTCTTTCGTGTACTCATGATAATAGTACGAATGCTGTTCTTGCATGTCATACTCTTAAAGAGGATCTCGATAGCCAAAAAGCCAACCCGTTTTGCTACGTTCCTTGTGCTGCTCGGACTTTGAATTCTATTATAGATGACAGTTTGCGATCGACCAAATTAGTGATTTCAAAGATTCGGGAGTTTGCATTGGAGATGAATTCATCATCTGAGATGATGGAGGAATTTATTCAGTTTACAACAACTTATCAAGAAGGGAATTGGAAGTTTCCACTTGATGTTTCTTCCCGATGGAGTGGCACTTACCAAATGCTTGATATTGTTCGTAAG GCAGGTAGATCTATGGAAACTTTAATTCGAAAGTATGAAGAAACACATGGTCGATTACTGTTAAATTCAGCTGAGAAAAACGCAATCAATATCATGCATTCGTATCTCGAGCCTTTCTACAAGACCACAAACGACATATGCACGAATCGCCTACCAACTCTCGGACTCGTTCTCTTCTTCATGGACCACATTTCCGAGACCATAACCGCCTGCCGAGAGTCCTGCCACACCCCCGATTGGCTGAAAAACGCGGCGGTTGACATGGCGGCAAAAGTCCGAAGCTACAACGATCAGGTCTCGAATATTTTCACATACATGACCGCGATTCTCGATCCCCGAATCAAAATCGAACTCATTCCCGAAAGTCTTAATTTAGAAAACTATCTCGAAGAAGCAAGGAGCCATTTCGTGAGAAATTACTCAACTACCCATTTCGCGTCTGTCACGGTGGCGTATGGGAGTAATCAAGAATTAGAGGATGGAGGAGGGGTAAATGTGTCTTTTGCGGAGGAAATTGCGCGGAAAAGACGGAGGGCGAGTATGGGGACGGCAACGGATGAATTGACACAGTATTTGTCGGAACCGCCGGCTCCGATTCCGATCGATGTGTTGGAGTGGTGGAAGGTGAACAGCGGTCGGTATCCGCGGTTGTCGGTGATGGCGCGTGATTTCTTGGCGGTGCAGGCGGCGGCGGTGGTGCCGGAGGATTTGTTTTGTAGTAAAGGGGATGAGGTGGAGAGGCAAAAGGTGTCGCTTCCGTATTCGAGTATGCAAGCGATTCTTTGTGTTAGGTCGTGGACGGAAAGTGGGATGAAGTTGAAATATAAGTCGACGGAGATTGATTATGAGAGGCTGATGGAGTTGGTAGAGAATGGGGGTGGTGGTTTTGAGAAGAAACAGAAATGA
- the LOC111915648 gene encoding uncharacterized protein LOC111915648 isoform X2 yields MDPRRPSRVIDPKVRKVGFFTPGPPPDRTQSGPAATPPTQSPVSNTLSPVMIPPARHASDNLSRAVGMPVPAGLQLHAHPPVDSLQVGSYTLSDSVLSPSPTQSPSSRVGLDGEFSEDSVNWMKRSNSGKFAAVLPTGRDFTQSIEASIDENSGDLVAELPLQKNPKPLKSKTTKAERRALQEAQRAAKATAKGEGSKSVATSATSAPAQTSKPVRQPNQKKESGPLLVSSTLVNEKKGSEKAVEKDRKKEMPPPRMQFDDKNRVEKAKKRSVVKQTEARNRVELFRHLPQYERGNQLSDLESKFFQLDHVHPAVYKVGLQFLTGDIMWSNTRCIAMLQAFQKVIEDYTTPPEKILTRDLTSKLNSSVSFLIECRPLSISMGNAIRFLKARITKIPLTQTESEAKISLCSDIDRYINEKIVLADKVIVGHAVTKIRDGDVLLTYGSSSLIEMVLLHAHELRRQFRVVIVDSRPNLEGRVLLRKLVEKGLSCTYTHINAVSYIMHEVTRVFVGAASVLANGTIYSTVGTACIAMVAHAYHVPVLVCCESYKFHERVQLDSICSNELGDPDVIAKVPGRRDNCLDDWASKEGLQLLNLAYDVTPADYVSMIVTEHGMIPPTSVPVIVREYGREHILI; encoded by the exons ATGGACCCTCGCCGACCGTCCCGGGTGATCGATCCCAAAGTCCGGAAGGTCGGTTTCTTCACCCCTGGCCCACCCCCAGACCGCACCCAATCGGGTCCGGCCGCCACCCCTCCCACCCAGTCTCCTGTCTCTAATACCCTTTCTCCCGTTATGATTCCACCTGCTCGCCATGCGTCTGACAACTTATCTCGCGCAGTTGGCATGCCCGTTCCTGCTGGtcttcaattgcatgcccatccGCCGGTAGATAGCTTGCAAGTTGGGAGCTATACCTTGTCTGATTCCGTTCTCAGCCCTTCTCCTACTCAATCGCCGTCGAGCCGCGTTGGACTTGATGGAGAATTCTCCGAGGATTCTGTTAACTGGATGAAGCGGAGCAATTCTGGAAAATTCGCGGCTGTTCTTCCCACAGGCCGTGACTTCACACAATCAATCGAAGCATCTATCGATG AAAATAGTGGAGACCTTGTTGCTGAATTGCCATTGCAAAAAAATCCAAAACCACTAAAGTCAAAAACAACAAAGGCTGAGAGACGTGCTTTACAGGAGGCTCAACGAGCTGCAAAAGCTACTGCCAAAG GTGAGGGAAGTAAGTCTGTTGCTACTTCTGCCACATCAGCGCCAGCACAAACAAGTAAACCAGTAAGACAGCCTAATCAGAAAAAAGAGAGTGGTCCACTTTTGGTTTCTTCAACATTAGTTAATGAGAAGAAAGGGAGTGAGAAAGCAGTAGAGAAAGATAGAAAAAAAGAAATGCCACCTCCACGAATGCAATTTGATGACAAGAATCGTGTTGAAAAAGCTAAAAAGAGGTCAGTGGTCAAACAGACTGAAGCTAGAAACAGAGTCGAATTGTTTAGGCATTTACCACAATATGAACGAGGAAATCAGCTTTCTGATCTTGAATCCAAGTTTTTCCAACTCGATCATGTGCATCCTGCTGTTTACAAG GTTGGTTTACAATTTTTAACTGGGGACATAATGTGGAGCAATACCCGTTGCATCGCAATGCTACAAGCATTTCAAAAAGTCATAGAAGACTACACAACACCACCTGAAAAAATCCTAACCAGAGACCTAACCTCAAAACTCAACAGTTCAGTCTCATTTCTAATCGAATGCCGACCCCTTTCAATCAGTATGGGAAACGCAATCCGTTTCCTAAAAGCccgaattaccaaaatacccctaaccCAAACCGAATCAGAAGCAAAAATCTCTTTATGTTCAGACATCGATCGTTACATAAACGAAAAGATAGTTCTTGCAGACAAAGTAATCGTCGGGCACGCGGTTACCAAAATCCGCGATGGTGATGTTCTTCTCACATACGGTTCATCGTCTCTCATTGAAATGGTTTTATTGCATGCTCATGAACTTAGGAGGCAATTTAGGGTTGTGATAGTTGATTCGCGTCCGAATCTTGAAGGGAGAGTTTTGCTTAGAAAGTTGGTTGAAAAGGGGTTGAGTTGTACGTATACGCATATAAACGCGGTTTCGTATATAATGCATGAAGTTACGAGGGTTTTTGTTGGGGCGGCTTCTGTGTTGGCTAATGGAACGATATATTCGACGGTTGGCACTGCTTGTATTGCCATGGTTGCTCATGCGTATCATGTCCCGGTTTTGGTTTGTTGTGAATCGTATAAGTTTCATGAAAGGGTGCAACTTGATTCCATTTGTTCAAATGAATTAG GTGATCCTGATGTGATAGCTAAGGTTCCTGGAAGAAGAGATAATTGTTTGGATGATTGGGCTAGCAAGGAAGGCCTTCAACTTCTGAATTTGGC GTACGATGTGACTCCTGCTGATTATGTGTCGATGATAGTCACCGAACATGGCATG ATCCCACCCACAAGCGTGCCTGTGATTGTGCGGGAGTATGGGCGAGAGCATATACTGATATAA
- the LOC111915648 gene encoding uncharacterized protein LOC111915648 isoform X1: protein MDPRRPSRVIDPKVRKVGFFTPGPPPDRTQSGPAATPPTQSPVSNTLSPVMIPPARHASDNLSRAVGMPVPAGLQLHAHPPVDSLQVGSYTLSDSVLSPSPTQSPSSRVGLDGEFSEDSVNWMKRSNSGKFAAVLPTGRDFTQSIEASIDENSGDLVAELPLQKNPKPLKSKTTKAERRALQEAQRAAKATAKVGEGSKSVATSATSAPAQTSKPVRQPNQKKESGPLLVSSTLVNEKKGSEKAVEKDRKKEMPPPRMQFDDKNRVEKAKKRSVVKQTEARNRVELFRHLPQYERGNQLSDLESKFFQLDHVHPAVYKVGLQFLTGDIMWSNTRCIAMLQAFQKVIEDYTTPPEKILTRDLTSKLNSSVSFLIECRPLSISMGNAIRFLKARITKIPLTQTESEAKISLCSDIDRYINEKIVLADKVIVGHAVTKIRDGDVLLTYGSSSLIEMVLLHAHELRRQFRVVIVDSRPNLEGRVLLRKLVEKGLSCTYTHINAVSYIMHEVTRVFVGAASVLANGTIYSTVGTACIAMVAHAYHVPVLVCCESYKFHERVQLDSICSNELGDPDVIAKVPGRRDNCLDDWASKEGLQLLNLAYDVTPADYVSMIVTEHGMIPPTSVPVIVREYGREHILI, encoded by the exons ATGGACCCTCGCCGACCGTCCCGGGTGATCGATCCCAAAGTCCGGAAGGTCGGTTTCTTCACCCCTGGCCCACCCCCAGACCGCACCCAATCGGGTCCGGCCGCCACCCCTCCCACCCAGTCTCCTGTCTCTAATACCCTTTCTCCCGTTATGATTCCACCTGCTCGCCATGCGTCTGACAACTTATCTCGCGCAGTTGGCATGCCCGTTCCTGCTGGtcttcaattgcatgcccatccGCCGGTAGATAGCTTGCAAGTTGGGAGCTATACCTTGTCTGATTCCGTTCTCAGCCCTTCTCCTACTCAATCGCCGTCGAGCCGCGTTGGACTTGATGGAGAATTCTCCGAGGATTCTGTTAACTGGATGAAGCGGAGCAATTCTGGAAAATTCGCGGCTGTTCTTCCCACAGGCCGTGACTTCACACAATCAATCGAAGCATCTATCGATG AAAATAGTGGAGACCTTGTTGCTGAATTGCCATTGCAAAAAAATCCAAAACCACTAAAGTCAAAAACAACAAAGGCTGAGAGACGTGCTTTACAGGAGGCTCAACGAGCTGCAAAAGCTACTGCCAAAG TAGGTGAGGGAAGTAAGTCTGTTGCTACTTCTGCCACATCAGCGCCAGCACAAACAAGTAAACCAGTAAGACAGCCTAATCAGAAAAAAGAGAGTGGTCCACTTTTGGTTTCTTCAACATTAGTTAATGAGAAGAAAGGGAGTGAGAAAGCAGTAGAGAAAGATAGAAAAAAAGAAATGCCACCTCCACGAATGCAATTTGATGACAAGAATCGTGTTGAAAAAGCTAAAAAGAGGTCAGTGGTCAAACAGACTGAAGCTAGAAACAGAGTCGAATTGTTTAGGCATTTACCACAATATGAACGAGGAAATCAGCTTTCTGATCTTGAATCCAAGTTTTTCCAACTCGATCATGTGCATCCTGCTGTTTACAAG GTTGGTTTACAATTTTTAACTGGGGACATAATGTGGAGCAATACCCGTTGCATCGCAATGCTACAAGCATTTCAAAAAGTCATAGAAGACTACACAACACCACCTGAAAAAATCCTAACCAGAGACCTAACCTCAAAACTCAACAGTTCAGTCTCATTTCTAATCGAATGCCGACCCCTTTCAATCAGTATGGGAAACGCAATCCGTTTCCTAAAAGCccgaattaccaaaatacccctaaccCAAACCGAATCAGAAGCAAAAATCTCTTTATGTTCAGACATCGATCGTTACATAAACGAAAAGATAGTTCTTGCAGACAAAGTAATCGTCGGGCACGCGGTTACCAAAATCCGCGATGGTGATGTTCTTCTCACATACGGTTCATCGTCTCTCATTGAAATGGTTTTATTGCATGCTCATGAACTTAGGAGGCAATTTAGGGTTGTGATAGTTGATTCGCGTCCGAATCTTGAAGGGAGAGTTTTGCTTAGAAAGTTGGTTGAAAAGGGGTTGAGTTGTACGTATACGCATATAAACGCGGTTTCGTATATAATGCATGAAGTTACGAGGGTTTTTGTTGGGGCGGCTTCTGTGTTGGCTAATGGAACGATATATTCGACGGTTGGCACTGCTTGTATTGCCATGGTTGCTCATGCGTATCATGTCCCGGTTTTGGTTTGTTGTGAATCGTATAAGTTTCATGAAAGGGTGCAACTTGATTCCATTTGTTCAAATGAATTAG GTGATCCTGATGTGATAGCTAAGGTTCCTGGAAGAAGAGATAATTGTTTGGATGATTGGGCTAGCAAGGAAGGCCTTCAACTTCTGAATTTGGC GTACGATGTGACTCCTGCTGATTATGTGTCGATGATAGTCACCGAACATGGCATG ATCCCACCCACAAGCGTGCCTGTGATTGTGCGGGAGTATGGGCGAGAGCATATACTGATATAA